One genomic segment of Lysobacter sp. 5GHs7-4 includes these proteins:
- a CDS encoding FG-GAP-like repeat-containing protein: MRYSLLALTVTLFMAGCASESDPGKQAATTATTAGAIAQAASATSVKLPAGHGFASLPDRGALIKYERSQAPQQRGAFTYLPAELSEAHILNATVPGRAISLTTPDGQPMRIAYQRHEESLDGNWTWIGETQDGLRAVITFGEKAVFGKIEQKATEALRITTLNGRTWIMQADPSKLLDGNLRRDAESDTLIPAKTAAGAASAQVGTLANAANTVDVALGYTAGMIARYGGATQVNTRLVNLMAITNQAYQDSQITPRVRLVHTMQVDYTDTNSNDTALEALTGYTCTTSGCTQQPVPVGLQGLRAARDAVGADLVSLVRPFNTPEHDGCGIAWLLGGGGSTIDNSDAGFGYSVVSDGQDKDEGDGKTYFCREETLAHELGHNMGQAHNPEDSSGQGAHSYSYGYREAATNGFYTVMAYRLGSSTQFSIPYFGNPSVIHPGTGRPTGSATADNARSLNQTMPLIAQFRASLIPDPTKVRNDINGDGNSDLIWYNAGAGSMAYWFMNNTSVVSSGSFSVGTAFRIVGTGDFDGDNRTDLLWFNSSNNQLHQWRSLGNGQFSSSFVGAIGAGWAVAETPDLNGDGKSDIVWENTATGTMAYWIMNGSTTVSTRVYTVGTAYRVVASGDFDGDGRGDLIWANASQGYLYLWRSRPDGNFDTPFLAAYGTSWNIAGVTDLNGDGKSDLVWEEPTQGMMAQWWMNGANIQYSSAKSVGTAYRIATTGDLNGDTRGDIIWANASTGLMYLWRSRGDGEFDTPFLASYSTAWSLIP; this comes from the coding sequence ATGCGTTATTCACTATTAGCTTTGACCGTCACCCTGTTCATGGCCGGCTGCGCTTCGGAGTCGGATCCGGGCAAGCAGGCCGCAACGACGGCGACCACCGCCGGCGCCATCGCGCAAGCCGCTAGCGCCACCTCGGTCAAGTTGCCGGCCGGCCACGGCTTCGCATCGCTGCCCGACCGCGGCGCGCTGATCAAGTACGAGCGCAGCCAGGCGCCGCAGCAGCGCGGCGCGTTCACCTATCTGCCGGCCGAGCTCAGCGAAGCCCACATCCTCAATGCCACCGTGCCGGGTCGCGCGATCTCGCTGACCACGCCGGACGGCCAGCCGATGCGCATCGCCTACCAGCGCCACGAGGAAAGCCTCGACGGCAACTGGACCTGGATCGGCGAAACCCAGGACGGCCTGCGCGCCGTGATCACCTTCGGCGAGAAGGCCGTGTTCGGCAAGATCGAGCAGAAGGCCACCGAGGCCCTGCGCATCACCACGCTCAACGGCCGCACCTGGATCATGCAAGCCGATCCGAGCAAGCTGCTCGACGGCAACCTGCGCCGCGACGCCGAGTCCGACACCCTGATTCCGGCCAAGACCGCCGCCGGCGCCGCCTCGGCCCAGGTCGGCACCCTGGCCAACGCCGCCAACACCGTCGACGTGGCGCTGGGCTACACCGCCGGCATGATCGCGCGCTACGGCGGCGCGACCCAGGTCAACACCCGCCTGGTCAACCTGATGGCGATCACCAACCAGGCCTACCAGGACAGCCAGATCACCCCGCGCGTGCGCCTGGTGCACACGATGCAGGTCGACTACACCGACACCAACTCCAACGACACCGCGCTGGAAGCCCTGACCGGCTACACCTGCACCACCTCCGGCTGCACCCAGCAGCCGGTGCCGGTGGGCCTGCAGGGCCTGCGCGCCGCGCGCGACGCGGTCGGCGCCGACCTGGTCTCGCTGGTGCGTCCGTTCAACACCCCGGAACACGACGGCTGCGGCATCGCCTGGCTGCTCGGCGGCGGCGGCTCGACCATCGACAACAGCGATGCGGGCTTCGGCTACTCGGTGGTCAGCGACGGCCAGGACAAGGACGAAGGCGACGGCAAGACCTACTTCTGCCGCGAAGAGACGCTGGCGCACGAACTGGGCCACAACATGGGCCAGGCGCACAATCCGGAAGACAGCAGCGGCCAGGGCGCGCACAGCTACTCCTACGGCTACCGCGAAGCGGCCACCAACGGTTTCTACACCGTGATGGCCTACCGCCTGGGCAGCAGCACCCAGTTCTCGATCCCGTACTTCGGCAACCCCAGCGTCATCCACCCGGGCACCGGCCGCCCGACGGGTTCGGCCACCGCCGACAACGCGCGCAGCCTCAACCAGACCATGCCCTTGATCGCGCAGTTCCGCGCGTCGCTGATTCCGGACCCGACCAAGGTCCGTAACGACATCAACGGCGACGGCAACTCCGACCTGATCTGGTACAACGCCGGCGCGGGTTCGATGGCGTATTGGTTCATGAACAACACCTCGGTGGTGAGCAGCGGCAGCTTCTCGGTCGGCACCGCCTTCCGCATCGTCGGCACCGGCGATTTCGACGGCGACAACCGCACCGACCTGCTGTGGTTCAACAGCTCCAACAATCAGCTGCACCAGTGGCGCAGCCTGGGCAACGGCCAGTTCAGCTCGTCCTTCGTCGGTGCCATCGGCGCCGGCTGGGCGGTCGCCGAAACGCCGGACCTCAACGGCGACGGCAAGAGCGACATCGTCTGGGAGAACACCGCCACGGGCACGATGGCGTACTGGATCATGAACGGCTCGACCACCGTGTCCACCCGCGTGTACACGGTCGGCACGGCGTATCGCGTGGTCGCCAGCGGCGACTTCGATGGCGACGGCCGCGGCGATCTGATTTGGGCCAACGCCAGCCAGGGCTACCTCTATCTGTGGCGCAGCCGCCCCGACGGCAACTTCGACACGCCGTTCCTGGCCGCCTACGGCACCAGCTGGAACATCGCCGGCGTCACCGATCTCAACGGCGACGGCAAGTCGGACTTGGTGTGGGAAGAACCGACTCAGGGCATGATGGCGCAGTGGTGGATGAACGGCGCCAACATCCAATACTCCAGCGCGAAGTCGGTGGGCACCGCCTACCGCATCGCGACCACCGGCGACCTCAACGGCGACACCCGCGGCGACATCATCTGGGCCAACGCCTCGACCGGCCTGATGTACCTGTGGCGCAGCCGCGGCGACGGCGAGTTCGACACGCCGTTCCTGGCCAGCTACTCGACGGCGTGGTCGCTGATTCCCTGA
- a CDS encoding FG-GAP-like repeat-containing protein → MRRSIFAVSVMLLMAGCSPAPQTGSAPSGASPDLSTASAAIAAAPRIRDRPGIAGLPDHGALVRYDRSTASQSRGAYTYHPIELSETHALNAATPGRSLSLTAPDGRPVRLTYQRHEESPDGNWTWIGQTAEGAQAVITFGEKAVFGRIEQRTGTALRITTFGGRGWLAVADPSKLFDGRLHVSSESDALIVPQLDQAASAAAIEPLAKPNGVVDLALGYTDGLAVRYGGDSQVNTRLSHLVALTNQAFRSSGIYHRLRLVHSMRVAYTDANANAAALGELSGQACSASSCESRPVPTGLQPLRDAREIYGADLVSLVRPLSLPQQASCGTAWIIRPPQEGMPLNSADEKFGYSVIGDGVDFDESVGKTAHCPEETLAHEIGHNLGQAHNVEDIPIGGWGAHYYSQGYREDEADGFYTIMAIPKAGSSQFSVPYFSNPRWVYPYNNRPLGKHGTSDNAQSLNLMMPMVARFRAAVVPYPKRSVRNDLNGDGKSDLFWYHPGQALMAYWWIDQASVPGSGSFPVDPRYRIAATGDFDGDGLADLLWMNDADNIAYLWRSRGDGQFDTQYVSAPYSPFATWGTGWRVVSSGHDLNEDGKDDIIWQDSTKRTAYYWFMDGGKVVSSYVRRATAIPRLEMFGSGDFDGDGNGDLIQINPVDNYLYLSRNPFGDGLHYETEGITRYDPSWTLAGVADLNGDGMSDLIWENHNLGLMAYWQMNRAAIQSSVVKSIDPAYRIAATGDYNGDGRGDILWTNASTGLIFLWLSRGNGEFDTPYLASYSTAWSPIP, encoded by the coding sequence ATGCGTCGTTCGATTTTTGCTGTGTCCGTCATGTTGCTGATGGCGGGCTGCAGCCCTGCGCCACAAACCGGCAGCGCCCCCTCCGGCGCTTCGCCAGACCTAAGTACAGCTTCCGCGGCCATCGCGGCCGCGCCACGGATCCGCGACCGCCCGGGTATCGCCGGCCTGCCAGATCACGGCGCCTTGGTCCGCTACGACCGCTCAACCGCCAGCCAAAGCCGCGGCGCCTACACCTATCACCCGATCGAACTGAGCGAAACGCACGCACTGAACGCGGCAACGCCCGGCCGCAGCCTGTCGCTGACCGCACCCGATGGCCGTCCAGTCCGCCTGACCTATCAGCGTCACGAAGAAAGCCCGGACGGCAACTGGACTTGGATCGGCCAGACCGCAGAGGGCGCGCAAGCGGTGATTACGTTTGGCGAAAAAGCGGTGTTCGGCAGGATCGAACAGCGAACGGGCACAGCATTACGGATCACGACCTTCGGCGGCCGCGGCTGGCTCGCCGTAGCCGATCCGTCGAAGTTGTTCGACGGACGACTCCACGTATCCAGCGAATCCGATGCGCTGATCGTGCCCCAGCTGGACCAGGCCGCCAGCGCTGCGGCGATCGAACCACTGGCGAAACCGAACGGCGTCGTCGACCTGGCGCTGGGCTATACCGACGGATTGGCCGTCCGCTACGGTGGAGATTCCCAGGTCAACACGCGCCTGAGCCACTTGGTCGCGCTGACCAATCAAGCCTTTCGAAGCAGCGGAATCTATCACCGCCTTCGCCTGGTGCATTCGATGCGCGTCGCGTATACCGACGCCAATGCCAACGCCGCCGCGCTTGGCGAGTTGAGCGGCCAGGCGTGCAGCGCATCGAGCTGCGAGAGCCGACCCGTTCCGACAGGTCTGCAACCTCTCCGCGATGCGCGCGAAATCTATGGCGCCGACCTGGTTTCCCTGGTTCGTCCATTATCGCTGCCTCAACAGGCGAGCTGCGGCACGGCATGGATCATCCGCCCTCCGCAAGAAGGCATGCCCCTCAATAGCGCCGACGAGAAATTCGGCTACTCGGTAATCGGCGACGGCGTCGACTTCGACGAAAGCGTAGGTAAAACCGCCCACTGCCCAGAGGAAACCCTGGCTCACGAAATCGGCCACAACCTCGGACAAGCGCACAACGTCGAAGACATTCCCATTGGCGGATGGGGCGCCCACTACTATTCACAGGGTTATCGCGAAGACGAGGCCGACGGCTTCTACACGATTATGGCCATTCCGAAGGCCGGAAGCTCCCAGTTTTCCGTTCCGTACTTCAGCAATCCCAGATGGGTCTATCCCTATAACAACCGCCCCTTAGGCAAACACGGCACCAGTGACAACGCTCAAAGCCTCAACTTGATGATGCCAATGGTCGCTCGGTTCCGCGCCGCTGTCGTGCCCTATCCCAAACGCAGCGTACGCAACGATCTGAATGGCGATGGCAAGTCTGATCTGTTCTGGTATCACCCGGGTCAAGCGCTGATGGCCTACTGGTGGATCGATCAGGCCAGCGTACCTGGCAGCGGCAGCTTTCCAGTCGATCCTCGTTATCGCATCGCTGCCACGGGGGATTTCGATGGCGACGGCCTTGCCGACCTGCTGTGGATGAACGATGCCGACAACATCGCCTACCTATGGCGCAGCCGCGGCGACGGCCAGTTCGATACGCAATACGTGAGTGCCCCCTACTCGCCGTTCGCCACCTGGGGCACCGGCTGGCGGGTTGTTTCGTCCGGGCACGACCTCAATGAAGACGGCAAGGACGACATCATTTGGCAGGACAGCACCAAGCGCACCGCTTACTACTGGTTCATGGACGGGGGCAAGGTCGTTTCGTCCTACGTGAGACGCGCTACCGCCATTCCTCGCCTTGAAATGTTCGGCAGCGGCGATTTCGATGGCGACGGCAACGGAGACCTGATCCAGATCAACCCTGTCGACAACTACCTATATCTGTCGCGCAACCCCTTCGGCGACGGCCTTCATTACGAAACCGAGGGAATCACGCGCTACGACCCCTCGTGGACACTCGCTGGCGTCGCCGACCTGAACGGCGACGGGATGTCCGACCTGATTTGGGAAAACCACAATCTTGGGTTGATGGCGTACTGGCAAATGAACCGCGCCGCCATCCAATCGTCGGTCGTGAAATCCATCGATCCGGCCTACCGGATCGCCGCGACCGGCGACTACAACGGTGATGGCCGCGGCGACATCCTGTGGACCAATGCATCCACCGGACTCATCTTCTTGTGGCTCAGTCGCGGCAACGGCGAGTTCGACACGCCGTATCTAGCCAGCTACTCGACGGCGTGGTCTCCGATTCCCTAA